The DNA window CGCGTGCAGGAAGTAGGAGCCCGCCGGCACCGGCGCGCGGTTCTCGCACGCATCGGGTGCGGAGTTGGTGGCGGACCAGCGCGCCTCAAACCCGCGGGTTGCCCCCGGCGCGAAGGTTTCGGTGCCCGTGAGCATCGGCTGGTTGCAGTCCGTATCGGACCAGATGCGGTCGTTAGTGCCCATGGAGTACACCTCGAAGCGCAGCGGCGAGGCCTCCAGGTCGATCACGCAGTCCACCTCGGTGGGGTTTTCCACCTCCATGTAGAGCACCGGCTCGGTCCCCGCCGGGTAGGAGGGCTGGTTCGTCATCGCGGTGATCCGCAGGTCTTTCAGCGAGCACTCGCCGGGGTTTTCCGGCGCGGCCGCCGTGGCGGTGTCCTCCTGCTCTTCTTCGCGCGCGGGGGCGGGCGAAGAAGAGGGCGAAGAGGCGGGCGCGTCGCTGGGCTCCGGCACGGTCGGCTCGGTCACCGGCGCATCCTCGGTGGCGGTGGCGACGGTCTCCGTGGCCTCCGGGTTTTCGTCCTTGCCCGAGCCGCCGACCGCCTTGGCGAAGGCGACCATGCCCCAGATGATCAGCGCCACCACGAGCAGGAGCAGGACGAGCGCGAGGACGCGTCGTCGCATGTAGATCTCCGGCGCGTGCTTCCGCCGCGGGGGCTGGGAGGGGCGACGATTACCGGTGGGGCGCTGGTGTGTCATGCCTTCACCTTAGTTGCCAAAGTTCTCATACACGGTCTCGACGCGGCCGTCTTCGAGCCGGTAACGCGCACCAACCATGGCGACGGTGCCCTCGTCGATGCCCTTGCGCAGGGCGGGGATGCGGTCGATGAGGTGCTCGGCGGTGACCTTGGCGTGGGTACGCTCGATCTCCGCGGCGTCGACCGGGCCGTCTGCCTGGGCGCTGATTACCGACGGCGCGATCTTCTCCACAAACACGCGAGTCAGGTTCGTCGGCAGGGCCGCGCTGTTGACGCCTTGGATCGCCGCGCCGATCGCGCCGCAGCGCTCGTGCGACAAGAAGAGCACCAGCGAGACGCCCAGGTCCTCGACGGCGAACTCCACCGAGCCACTGACGGAGGAGTCGATGCAGCCGCCGGCGTTGCGGATGACGAAGACGTCGCCGAACCCGGCGTCGAAAAGCAGCTCGACGGGCACCCGCGAGTCGGAGCAGGCGATGACGGCGGCGAAAGGGTTCTGGCCGGAAGTCAGTGCGCTGCGGCGGGCGGAGTCGCGGTGCGGGGCAAGCGTGCGGTCGGTGGCGAAGCGCTCGTTGCCCGCCTTCAGTGCTGCCCACACTTCGGTGGGGGTGGACGGGTCGAGTTCTGTTTGTTCAGTCATATGTTTATTCTGTCACTCATCGTGGAAGTTTCGAAGCAATATCAGCATCTGGTCTCGTGGTATCGCCGCAACGCGCGCGACTTACCGTGGCGCAAGGCGGGCACAACCGCCTGGGGCGTGCTGCTTTCCGAGGTCATGAGCCACCAAACCCAGGTCGAGCGCGTCGCTCCGATCTGGGAGGAGTGGATCGCGCGCTGGCCCACCCCGCACGCTTTTGCGCAGGCTGGCACGGACGAGGTGCTGCGTGCCTGGGGCAGCCTCGGCTACCCACGGCGGGCGTTGCGGTTGTTGGAGTGTGCGCGGGTGATCGTCGAGAAGCATGGCGGCGAGGTGCCCGCGGATGTCGACGCGCTACTCGCGCTGCCCGGCATCGGCGACTACACCGCGCGCGCCGTGGCGAACTTCGCATTCGGCCAGGATGTGCCGGTGGTGGATACGAACGTGCGGCGCGTCCACGCGCGAGCGGTGCGCGGCGTCGCGCAGGTGCGGCCGAGCAAGCGTGAGCTGACCGAAATCCCGCACGGCCCGGTGCTCTCGGTCGCGCTCATGGAGCTCGGGGCGCTGGTGTGCACCTCGCGCGCGCCGAAATGCAGCGAATGCCCCGTGGTGGACTGCGCGTGGCTCGCCGCCGGCCAGCCACCGGCCGATTTCACCCCGCGCACGCAGAAGTTCGCCGGCACCGACCGCCAGGTACGCGGCAAAATCATGCGGGTGCTGCGCGAGGCCACAGGTCCCGTCGAGCAGTCGCTTATCGACGCCACCTGGCCCCACCCAGCCCAAACCCACCGCGCCCTGTTTTCCCTGCTCGAAGACGGCCTCGCCGTGCAAGACGCCGACGGCCGCTTCCGGCTGCCCAGCTAGCGATATACTCAGTCCATGTTCACGACCGCCCTGGCCATCACGCTGCTCGCCGGCTTATCCACCGGCCTCGGCGGCGTGCTTGTGGCGCTCAAGGGCGATATCGGGGACCGCTTCCTCGCCGGCTCGCTCGGTTTCTCGGCCGGGGTGATGATCTACATCTCGCTGGTCGAGCTTCTGCCTGAGTCGATGGAGGCGCTGGACAACGACTGGTCCGCCATCGCCGCCTTCTTTTTCGGCGTGGCGCTGATCGCCGTGATCGACCGGCTGGTTCCCGACGACATCAACCCGCACGAGCCGAGCACCTCGACCGCCCCGCAGGCAACCACGCTGCGCCGCGCGGGTCTCATGACCGGTATCGCGATCGCGCTGCACAACTTCCCCGAGGGCTTCGCCACCTTCATGGCCGCCTACACCGACCCGAAGCTCGCCATCCCGATCGCCATCGCGATTGCACTCCACAACATCCCGGAGGGCGTCGCCGTGGCGGTGCCCTTATCGCGCGCGACCGGCAACCGCTGGCGCGCCGCCGGATGGGCCACCTTGTCCGGGCTCGCGGAACCGGCAGGCGCGCTCATCGGCTTTGCGCTGATCTCGCCCTTCCTCGGCCCGCAGACCATGGGTTTTTCCTACGCGGCCGTCGCCGGCATCATGGTGTTCATCAGCGTGGACAAGCTCATGCCGAACGCGATCCAGACCGGCCACCACCACGTCTCCGTCTACTGGATGATGGGCGGCATGGGGCTCATGGCCGCCAGCCTGCTCATGTTGGCTTAGCATCCAAGGTGTGAAACACACCTTCCTGCGCGCAACCGCCCTCGCCGTCGTCCTCGCGCTCGCGCCACCGGCGGTCGCGAGCGAAGCACCCGGCACACTCCTTGCCACCAGCACCGTGCCCGCAACCAGCGGCGAACGCATCCGCTACACCAGCACCACCGAAGCCGGCGAAATCGTCGAGGTCACCGGCGCGCTCTACGACACCCCGCACGCCCGCGGCCTGATCGCGCTCGCACCCGGCACGCGCGGCATGGCGGATCATTGTGCGCCGTCGGCAGGCGCGGCGATGCTTTCCTCGATCGAGGGCGACTCCATCGGCATCAACTACGAGGCGCCGCTGGTGAGCCAGCTTACGCGCGCGGGCTACCGCGTCGTCGTCACCGACTACATCGGCCTGGGCACCCCCGGCACCCACACTTACCTCAATCGCATCGAGCAGGGCCGCGCCCTTATCGACGCCGCCCGCGCCACCGCCCACGACGACGAAGCCATCGCGTTTTGGGGCTACTCTCAAGGCGGGGCCGCCGCCGCAGCCGCCGCCGAACTCGTCGCCGACTACGCGCCCGAACTCGACGTGCGGGCCACCTTCGCCGGCGCCCCACCGGCCGACCCGCTGGCCATCATGCGGCAAGGCTCGGCGGGCATGCTGGAAACCGTCGTCGGCTACGCCACCATCAGCTACGCCTCCACCTACCCCGAATTCCGCGACGCGCTCGACGACTACCTCACCGAAGAGGGCCACCGCTGGCTCGCTGCGCTCGAAGCACACTGCATCACCGACCCTCCCATCCCCCACGGCGAGATCCTCACCGAAGGCCGCACGCTCGCAGAACTCGCAGCCGATGACGAACGCTTCACCCGCACCCTCAACCACAACAAACTCGGACAAGTCGGCGTCTCCATGCCCATCATGGTCATGACCAACCCCGACGACGACCTCGTACCCGAGCCCCAAGCCACCCAGCTAGCCGAGGACTACGCGGCGCACGGCTCGGACGTGACCCACGAACTCGTCCAGCTACGCGGCACGGTCACCAACCCGCTGTCCTCGCTCACCGCCCCCGTTTTCGAAGAGGCTGGCAAGCTTGCCCGTGCCAGCTCCTACCCCATCAGCAATATCCCGGTCGCCGGGCACGCGGCTCCCCTGCTGTTCAACTACGGCGACGCGCTGGAATGGCTCGCGCAGTACATGCCCGGAAAACAGATTAACCCCGGGCAAGTCGCGGCCACGACCGTCGTGGCGATCCTGGCTGTGATCGCCGCGCTCGTGCCCGTGCTCGCGCCGGGGTTCTGGCCCGCAGTCGGGCGGATGTTTACCTAACCGGCCATTTAGACCGGTTCGGGGCCGTTGCCGTCGTCCTTCGGCTCCGGGTTCTCGGGCGTCTCGTCCGGGAACTGCGAAGCCTCAGACTCCGGCTGCTCCTTGGCCGGGTCGATCTCGCGGACCTCTTCGGCCTCGTCCTCTGCCCCGTCACCGGTGTCAAAGGTCTCTGCCGGCAGCGGGCGCGGACGCGGCGTGAAGGTGAACTTCGCATTCTTCTCGTCGCCTTCGACATCGCCGTCGACGTCGACGGTGATGATCTCGCCGGCACCGATCTCGCCGAACAGGATCTTCTCCGACAGCACGTCCTCCACCTCGCGCTGGATGGTACGACGCAGCGGGCGCGCACCGAGCACGGGGTCGAAACCGCGCTTGGCCAGGAGGTTCTTCGCGGCGTCGCTAAGCTCGATGCCCATATCCTGGGCCGCGAGGTTGAGGTCGACTCGACCGATGAGCAGGTCGACCATCTGGACGATCTCCTCTTGCGTGAGCTGGCGGAAGACCACGATCTCGTCGATGCGGTTGAGGAACTCCGGGCGGAAGTGCTTCTTCAGCTCGTCGTGGACCTTGCCCTTCATGCGGTCGTAC is part of the Corynebacterium imitans genome and encodes:
- a CDS encoding alpha/beta fold hydrolase, with product MKHTFLRATALAVVLALAPPAVASEAPGTLLATSTVPATSGERIRYTSTTEAGEIVEVTGALYDTPHARGLIALAPGTRGMADHCAPSAGAAMLSSIEGDSIGINYEAPLVSQLTRAGYRVVVTDYIGLGTPGTHTYLNRIEQGRALIDAARATAHDDEAIAFWGYSQGGAAAAAAAELVADYAPELDVRATFAGAPPADPLAIMRQGSAGMLETVVGYATISYASTYPEFRDALDDYLTEEGHRWLAALEAHCITDPPIPHGEILTEGRTLAELAADDERFTRTLNHNKLGQVGVSMPIMVMTNPDDDLVPEPQATQLAEDYAAHGSDVTHELVQLRGTVTNPLSSLTAPVFEEAGKLARASSYPISNIPVAGHAAPLLFNYGDALEWLAQYMPGKQINPGQVAATTVVAILAVIAALVPVLAPGFWPAVGRMFT
- a CDS encoding A/G-specific adenine glycosylase, which gives rise to MFILSLIVEVSKQYQHLVSWYRRNARDLPWRKAGTTAWGVLLSEVMSHQTQVERVAPIWEEWIARWPTPHAFAQAGTDEVLRAWGSLGYPRRALRLLECARVIVEKHGGEVPADVDALLALPGIGDYTARAVANFAFGQDVPVVDTNVRRVHARAVRGVAQVRPSKRELTEIPHGPVLSVALMELGALVCTSRAPKCSECPVVDCAWLAAGQPPADFTPRTQKFAGTDRQVRGKIMRVLREATGPVEQSLIDATWPHPAQTHRALFSLLEDGLAVQDADGRFRLPS
- a CDS encoding carbonic anhydrase produces the protein MTEQTELDPSTPTEVWAALKAGNERFATDRTLAPHRDSARRSALTSGQNPFAAVIACSDSRVPVELLFDAGFGDVFVIRNAGGCIDSSVSGSVEFAVEDLGVSLVLFLSHERCGAIGAAIQGVNSAALPTNLTRVFVEKIAPSVISAQADGPVDAAEIERTHAKVTAEHLIDRIPALRKGIDEGTVAMVGARYRLEDGRVETVYENFGN
- the zupT gene encoding zinc transporter ZupT, with amino-acid sequence MFTTALAITLLAGLSTGLGGVLVALKGDIGDRFLAGSLGFSAGVMIYISLVELLPESMEALDNDWSAIAAFFFGVALIAVIDRLVPDDINPHEPSTSTAPQATTLRRAGLMTGIAIALHNFPEGFATFMAAYTDPKLAIPIAIAIALHNIPEGVAVAVPLSRATGNRWRAAGWATLSGLAEPAGALIGFALISPFLGPQTMGFSYAAVAGIMVFISVDKLMPNAIQTGHHHVSVYWMMGGMGLMAASLLMLA